In a genomic window of Nocardia fluminea:
- a CDS encoding sensor histidine kinase, with amino-acid sequence MSGLGSGGVVRRLRRLPAAVGYLLVGGLTGLASLFAVVALAIVAAASLIGIGIPALPEAVKLIRPLLRLERRRAGTLLGTPIVSAYRPLTGDLRHQLTTLAADPANRRDLAWLVLHGIVGLPLATLAVALPLSAVQHLAVASYWGARADGTVSSGGIVIDSWTAAVLSVVVGIIYGALALRAPEGANAQARLAGALLAPDENAVLADRVAELTVTRAAALDAHGAELRRIERDLHDGAQARIAAVIMQLGLAGQLRERDPDAADRMVRTAQDTASAALAELRDVVRSVYPPVLSDRGLNSAVSALAARSPIPCVLESNSITRRPMAVEAAAYFVIAEAVTNATKHSGAGTLSIELGGPPDLLTVEIRDDGVGGAKATDGGGLAGIRRRAEALDGQMTLSSPAGGPTVVRVELPCGS; translated from the coding sequence GTGAGTGGACTCGGCAGCGGCGGTGTGGTGCGGCGGTTACGTCGGCTGCCCGCCGCTGTCGGTTATCTGCTGGTCGGCGGGCTGACCGGGCTGGCGTCGTTGTTCGCCGTGGTCGCGCTGGCGATCGTCGCGGCCGCGAGCCTGATCGGGATCGGGATTCCCGCCCTCCCGGAGGCGGTCAAATTGATCCGGCCCCTGCTGCGGCTCGAGCGGCGCAGGGCGGGCACGCTGCTCGGCACGCCGATCGTGTCGGCCTACCGGCCGTTGACCGGCGACCTGCGTCATCAGCTCACGACGCTGGCCGCCGATCCGGCGAATCGGCGGGATCTCGCCTGGCTGGTGCTGCACGGGATCGTCGGACTACCACTGGCCACGCTGGCGGTGGCGCTCCCGCTGAGCGCGGTGCAGCATCTGGCCGTCGCGAGCTATTGGGGTGCGCGCGCCGACGGCACCGTGTCGAGCGGCGGCATCGTCATCGATTCGTGGACCGCCGCCGTGCTGAGCGTGGTGGTCGGCATCATCTACGGCGCTCTCGCCCTGCGCGCGCCCGAGGGGGCGAACGCGCAGGCCCGCTTGGCGGGGGCGTTGCTCGCGCCGGACGAGAACGCTGTGCTGGCGGATCGGGTCGCCGAGCTGACGGTGACCAGGGCCGCCGCGCTGGACGCCCACGGCGCCGAGCTGCGCCGCATCGAACGCGACCTGCACGATGGCGCCCAAGCCAGAATCGCGGCGGTGATCATGCAACTCGGACTCGCCGGTCAACTGCGCGAGCGCGATCCCGATGCCGCCGATCGGATGGTGCGGACCGCGCAGGACACCGCTTCGGCGGCCTTGGCCGAACTGCGCGATGTGGTGCGCAGCGTCTACCCGCCGGTGCTCTCGGACCGGGGCCTCAACAGTGCCGTCTCCGCGCTGGCCGCGCGCAGTCCGATCCCGTGCGTGCTCGAATCGAACAGCATCACCCGGCGGCCGATGGCGGTGGAGGCCGCTGCCTACTTCGTGATCGCCGAGGCCGTCACCAACGCGACCAAACACTCCGGTGCGGGCACCCTGTCGATCGAACTGGGTGGACCGCCCGATCTGCTCACCGTCGAGATCCGCGACGACGGTGTGGGTGGGGCGAAAGCGACCGACGGCGGTGGTCTGGCCGGCATCCGCCGCAGAGCCGAGGCACTCGACGGGCAGATGACGCTGAGCAGCCCGGCCGGTGGGCCTACTGTGGTGCGGGTGGAGTTGCCGTGCGGGTCGTGA
- a CDS encoding response regulator transcription factor, which produces MRVVIAEDDALLREGLALLLKTAGIDVVAAVDNADDFLAVVSADRPDAVVVDVRLPPTFTDDGLRAAVRARTVHRGLPVLVLSSYVEDSYASELLGDGGGGVGYLLKERVGNVDRFLESLHRVAAGGTAMDPEVIAQLLVRRKVDDPLSTLTAREREVLALMAEGQDNSAIAARLVVTEGAVLKHIRSIFAKLGLAADESGHRRVLAVLAYLDSRPGSS; this is translated from the coding sequence GTGCGGGTCGTGATCGCCGAGGACGACGCCCTCCTGCGGGAAGGGCTCGCCCTGCTGTTGAAAACGGCCGGGATCGACGTGGTCGCCGCCGTCGACAATGCCGACGATTTCCTCGCCGTCGTGAGCGCCGACCGCCCGGATGCCGTGGTGGTGGACGTGCGGCTGCCGCCCACCTTCACCGACGACGGCCTGCGCGCCGCGGTGCGCGCCAGAACCGTGCACCGCGGGCTGCCGGTGCTGGTTCTGTCCTCCTACGTGGAGGACAGTTACGCCTCCGAACTGCTCGGTGACGGTGGCGGTGGTGTCGGGTACCTGCTCAAGGAACGGGTCGGCAACGTCGACCGGTTCCTCGAATCCCTGCACCGCGTCGCCGCCGGTGGCACCGCGATGGACCCGGAAGTGATCGCACAACTGCTGGTGCGCCGCAAGGTCGACGATCCGCTGTCCACGCTGACCGCCCGCGAACGCGAAGTGCTCGCGCTGATGGCCGAAGGTCAGGACAACTCCGCCATCGCGGCGCGCCTCGTCGTCACCGAAGGTGCTGTGCTCAAGCACATTCGCAGCATCTTCGCCAAGCTCGGGCTCGCCGCCGACGAATCGGGCCACCGCCGGGTCCTCGCCGTACTGGCCTACCTGGACTCGCGGCCCGGATCGTCCTGA
- a CDS encoding alpha/beta hydrolase: MAVAATAIVAGSLTATPASADVDPLDRFRHQSLTWQSCDDPRLDPAGAQCAEVTVPVDYSAPRAETMTVAISRLPASDPAKRRGVLLSNPGGPGAPGLDFMIDVREGMSSEVRDRYDLIGMDPRGIGRSTPVNCRWQHGFGLESAGLDGAGFAESVAQQAELAALCAANEGPRLRHITTRNTARDMDVIRAVLGEERISYFGTSYGTYLGAVLTQLFPERGDRFVLDSAVDPEHYGSVGMVRAMGPVNEAAFDRWAEWVAARDSEFRFGADRFAVRSAVQDLVRRADERPIRIGEFTVDEHSLPMVLYRGLDDPRHYPLLARQIRQLADAAEGTEVRPEPELAASLAFMLTARPRDYSPALAVLCGDVEAPRDPAWYWRDIEASRADQPLFGAFANNIPPCAFWAPPAEQPTAIGNAMPSLIVQSTGDTRTTHAGAQAMHRALTGSRLVTLDDVAVHWLYGNYPNTCVDTTVNTYLRDGTLPGTDLICQDDPGRESR; this comes from the coding sequence ATGGCGGTCGCGGCAACCGCGATCGTCGCCGGATCACTCACCGCCACACCGGCTTCAGCCGATGTCGACCCGCTCGATCGGTTTCGCCATCAGTCGCTGACCTGGCAGTCCTGCGACGATCCGCGCCTCGATCCGGCGGGTGCCCAGTGCGCTGAGGTGACCGTGCCGGTGGACTACTCGGCGCCGCGGGCCGAAACGATGACCGTGGCCATCTCACGGCTACCCGCCTCGGACCCGGCGAAGCGTCGCGGCGTGCTGCTGTCCAATCCGGGTGGCCCCGGCGCTCCCGGGCTCGACTTCATGATCGACGTGCGCGAGGGCATGAGCTCCGAGGTTCGTGACCGCTACGACCTGATCGGCATGGACCCGCGCGGCATCGGCCGCTCCACCCCGGTGAACTGCCGCTGGCAGCACGGGTTCGGGCTGGAGTCCGCCGGTCTCGACGGCGCCGGTTTCGCCGAAAGCGTTGCCCAGCAAGCCGAACTCGCCGCGCTGTGCGCGGCGAACGAGGGACCGCGGCTGCGCCACATCACCACGCGCAACACCGCCCGCGACATGGACGTCATCCGCGCGGTCCTCGGCGAGGAACGAATCAGCTACTTCGGTACCTCCTACGGCACCTACCTCGGCGCGGTCTTGACCCAGCTGTTCCCCGAGCGCGGTGACCGCTTCGTCCTCGACAGCGCCGTCGACCCCGAGCACTACGGATCGGTCGGGATGGTCCGCGCCATGGGCCCGGTCAACGAGGCGGCGTTCGACCGATGGGCCGAGTGGGTGGCCGCCCGCGACAGCGAGTTCCGTTTCGGCGCGGATCGTTTCGCGGTCAGGTCAGCCGTGCAGGACCTGGTCCGCCGCGCCGACGAGCGGCCGATCCGGATCGGCGAGTTCACCGTCGACGAACACAGCCTGCCCATGGTGCTCTATCGCGGGCTCGACGACCCACGCCACTATCCACTGCTGGCTCGCCAGATCCGCCAGCTCGCCGACGCAGCCGAGGGCACCGAGGTGCGGCCCGAACCCGAGCTGGCCGCCTCGCTCGCCTTCATGCTCACCGCGCGGCCACGCGATTACTCCCCCGCGCTGGCCGTCCTGTGCGGCGATGTGGAGGCACCGCGCGATCCGGCCTGGTACTGGCGCGATATCGAGGCGAGCCGGGCCGATCAACCGCTGTTCGGCGCGTTCGCGAACAATATTCCGCCGTGCGCGTTCTGGGCACCCCCGGCCGAGCAACCGACCGCGATCGGCAATGCGATGCCGAGCCTGATCGTGCAGTCCACCGGCGACACCCGCACCACCCATGCGGGCGCGCAGGCGATGCACCGGGCCCTGACCGGGTCGCGCCTGGTGACCTTGGACGATGTCGCGGTGCACTGGCTCTACGGCAACTACCCCAACACCTGCGTCGACACCACGGTCAACACCTATCTGCGCGACGGCACGCTGCCCGGCACGGACCTGATCTGTCAGGACGATCCGGGCCGCGAGTCCAGGTAG